CCCAAGGATGGATCCGAGCTGAGCGCATCCTTTGCCCGGTTCCCTGTTAGCTTCGGGCATCAATGGGAGGCCGTCATCCTCACACCGACCGACGACTTCATCGGTGAGCTCAAAAAGACGAATCAGCGGATCGTTGTCATCATCGTCGCACTCTCAGCCGCAGAGCTTTTTCTGATTTACTTTCTGTCTCGGCAACTTTCGCGTCCCATCGAAAGTATCTCGCAGGAGCTGAAATCCGTCGAGACCCTGTCTTTCGAGCAGCAGCCGACGAGTCGCTTGTCCACAGTAAGGGAAATTGCGCAGCTTCAATCGGCTGCGTCGCTTCTCCGCAACTCGCTGCAGTCGTTTTGCTCGTTCGCTCCGGTGGATGTGGTTCGCGGTCTAGTCAAGTCTGGTATTCCGCTTCGTCTGGGCGTGGAGAGGCGGCATCTGACCGTCCTGTTCGCTGACCTGGAGAATTTCTCGACCCATGCTGAGCAATTGACGCCAGATGCGCTGCTTGAACAGATGTCAATCTATTTCGAGCAGGTCACGCGGTCGATCTCCGATGAGCAGGGAACTGTCGACAAATTTATCGGCGACGGCATCATGGCGTTCTGGGGCGCCCCGCTTGCGCTGTCGGATCATGTGCTGCGTGGATGTGCGGGCGCATTACGAGCCGTACGGCGAATGGAGCGGGTCAACGAAAACTGGCGTGCGGCGGGGAGGCCCTCGCTCCGGATCCGGATCGGACTCAACTGCGCCGAGGTGTTGGTCGGCAATATCGGATCGTCGGATCGATTCAGCTACACGGCGATTGGTGACGGCGTCAACGTGGCGGCGCGACTGGAGGGCACGAACAAGACGTTCGGCACGACCATTTGCATCAGCGACAGCATGTTTAATGCCGTCGCATCCGAGATCGTCGCAAGGCCGTTGCGTCACGTTCAAGTCAAAGGCCGTAGGCAGGATTTCATGATCTACGAGTTGGTCGGACTGGCAAATACCGATGACCCGGAACTTCAAGCAGGACCTGCCGACCAGCGGCTGAGCAAGCTGACGTGGGCCGCCTCCAACCGCTTTGAGGCCGGGGACATTGCCGGCGCTACCGGCCGATACCAGGAGATCCTTCGGGAATTCCCCAACGATGGTGTTGCCAAAGCAATGCTTGCTCTCTGTATGTCGACCCACGTCCCGAGAGCTGAAGTGACCACTGCGCCGGCAAAATGAACTGTAATCTCCACGAGACGAGCCGGTAACCGCTTGTCCGGCCGCAGGGGCATCCAATGCTGGATTGCCGATGGGCGACGCTTGCCAGGGCTGTC
This portion of the Bradyrhizobium diazoefficiens genome encodes:
- a CDS encoding adenylate/guanylate cyclase domain-containing protein — protein: MLFGYYGANGLVVSQDCITMRASFWSPRRVVGRLLVQRARRRLEVIVKRPKLSAIMAGLFVGLSIPVLIFILLYSYYRNSEAIIAILHEDVAKTSRASMENVEDMIGGVAATLRLLAEVTAANPDFLRTGRSNDVLYRALTTAAEIDAAFVSFEDGYHRAVTRIDDDRRRSDVRIPRTANWHANFIDDFSVGENRSRHRTFFDSWGHVVGEYVVPTLTDYRTTSGYPEAKDKRTLAITQPQINVDTGYPIINLRVPILQDGTFIGCAGASITPVVLSGFLATHRASAHSTAIVADPTDGSVIAASDRQKSVRVLDGKLEVARLDNIDDPDAREAYRLQRQTKDDNFLFRSPKDGSELSASFARFPVSFGHQWEAVILTPTDDFIGELKKTNQRIVVIIVALSAAELFLIYFLSRQLSRPIESISQELKSVETLSFEQQPTSRLSTVREIAQLQSAASLLRNSLQSFCSFAPVDVVRGLVKSGIPLRLGVERRHLTVLFADLENFSTHAEQLTPDALLEQMSIYFEQVTRSISDEQGTVDKFIGDGIMAFWGAPLALSDHVLRGCAGALRAVRRMERVNENWRAAGRPSLRIRIGLNCAEVLVGNIGSSDRFSYTAIGDGVNVAARLEGTNKTFGTTICISDSMFNAVASEIVARPLRHVQVKGRRQDFMIYELVGLANTDDPELQAGPADQRLSKLTWAASNRFEAGDIAGATGRYQEILREFPNDGVAKAMLALCMSTHVPRAEVTTAPAK